From the genome of Streptomyces sp. S4.7:
CCAACGGATTCCCCCAAGTACCGGTGTTCGCCGCGTTCCAGGCCGAGATGCACCGCCTGGTCGAACTGGCCGCCGACGACGTCGCCTCGCGCCGCTTCGGCCGGCTGACGATCGCGCTCGCCCTGGTCGAACTGAACGAGGACCGTGGGGTGTTCGGCCCCTGCCCGACGCCCGACGGCGAGTTGCCGCGCCGGGTGGACCGGCTGCTGACACCGCTCCCCCGGCTGACGGCGGGCCGTCGGCTGCGGCTCACGGCCGCGGCGGCGCTGGTGCCCGCCGTTCCGCTCGTGATCGCCTTCATCCCGGCACTACGCGCGCTGGGATAGCTTGGCGGGCCCTTCGTCGTAAGGATCACCCCATGCAATCCCCCGCGGTCCCCCCGGCGCCACGGCCGGCCTCGCCGGCACCGTCCACACCGCCCGGACCCGTGACGACGGCCCGCGTCGGCGCGGTGCTCGGTGTGGCCTCCCTGATCCTGCTGGCGCTCGTCGCCCCCGAGTGGGGCCCGCTGCTCACCCTGGACCGGACCGTAGCGGTGGATCTGCACCGGTGGGCGGTCGCCGAGCCGGGGCTCACCCACGCGAACCGGATCCTCACGGGCTGGGTGTGGGACCCGTGGACGATGCGTCTGCTGACCGCTGTCGCCTTCTTCGTCCTCTGGTTCCGCCGCGAGCGCCTGCTCGCCTGCTGGGTCGCCCTGACGAGCCTGGTGGGCGCCCTGGTGTCGCAGGGGCTGAAGGCCGCCGTCGGCCGCGAGCGCCCCAGTTGGCCCGACCCGGTCGACTCGGCGCATTTCGCGGCGTTCCCCTCGGGCCACGCGATGACCGCCGCCGTCACCGTCGGCACGCTGCTGTGGCTGCTGCGACGGCACGGCGTGAGCGGTCCGCTGTGGCGTGTCGCGCTGGTGGTGGGGGTGGTGTCGGTGCTCGGCGTCGGGTTCACCCGGGTCTGGCTGGGGGTGCACTGGAGTTCGGACGTGGTGGCCGGCTGGCTGTTCGGAGCGTGTCTGGTGGCCCTGTCCGTCGCGACTTACGAAGGACGGGCCTTGTCCCGGTGGTGGTGACCCGGCAAGGATCGGGTCCATGAAGATCAAGGGTGTGCTTTTCGACTTCTCAGGGACTCTGTTCCGCATCGAATCGGCCGGCTCCTGGCTCCGGTCCGCACTCGACGAATTGAGCGTTGCGGTGCCGCCCGCCGAGGTCCGGCGGTACGCGGTCCAGCTCGCCGTGGCGGGGGCACTGCCCGGCGGTCCCTCGCCGCAGGAGGTTCCGTCGGAGCTGGCCGGGCTGTGGGCGACACGTGACGAGAGCGCCGAGCTGCACAGGGCCGCGTACACGGGTCTGGCCCGGCAGGTCGCGCTCCCGGACCCGCGGCTGTACGACGCGCTCTACGAGCGCCACCGGACGCCGGACGCCTGGCGCCCGTACGCCGACACGGCGGAAGTTCTCGGCACCCTCAAGCGCGAGGGCATCGGCGTCGGCGTGATCAGCAACATCGGCTGGGACCTGCGTCCGGTCTTCCGCGCCCACGCCATGGACGACCTCGTGGACGCCTACGTGCTGTCGTACGAGCACGGCATCCAGAAACCGGACGTACGCCTCTTCGGCGCCGCTTGTGAGGCCATCGGGCAGGATCCGCGCGATGTGCTGATGGTCGGGGACGACCGGGAGGCCGACGGCGGCGCGGCCGAACTGGGCTGTGCGGTGCACTTCGTCGACCATCTGCCGGTGGAGGAGCGCCCGGCGGGCCTGCGGCCCGTTCTCGCCCTCACACGCTGAGAGAAGCCCGCACCGTCCCCCGGAGCGGCGGATGTCGCCCTCAGGCGTGCGGAGGGCGTGCGCGACGCCGAACGTCCGGGTGTCGAACCGGTCCGGGTGCGGGACCACTTCACGGGGCGGGCACCGGTGCCCGCCCCGGAGTGGTGCGCACGTCGCCCGACCTGAACCGCCCGGGGACCGCGAGGCCACGACGCCGGACCGGGGGACCTCGTCGAGCGCCCGCCGGAACCGCTTCGGGCGCCCGGAAGCGGGCGATGCGCGGGTACCGGTCCGGATGGCCGAAGTTCGCCACTTGACCGGATCATGTCAGCCCTCCACGATGTGGCGCGAACAACCGGCCGCCGCACGCCATGTACGGCGGCCGAGCCCCCCACACGACTCCCCATCCAGGAGACAACATGCGACTTCGCGTACGCGAGGCCAGATGGAAGGCCGCCACCCTCGCGGCCATGCTGGCACTCGCCGTGGCCGTCCCCTTCACGGCCGAGGCGGCGCCCCCGGATCCGAAGGCCGTGCCCGAGTCCCCCGTGGCCGCCGAAGAGCGCGTCAGGCAGTACGAGATACCCGGCGTGGCCGACGTCATGGGCCGTACCGCCCTCGCCTCCAGCGGCGTATCGGTGGACGAGGCGGGTGAGCGCTCGACGGTCGTCAGCGCCACCGACACCCAGGCGCGGCAGCTGCGCGCGGAGGGCTACCGGCTCGACGTGCTGCCCGGCCCGCCCGCCAGGACGAACGGCAGGGCCGCCGAGCCGTTGGACTTCCCGTCGGCCGACTCGCGCTATCACAACTACGCCGAGATGAACGCCGAGATCAACCAGCGGATCGCGGCTCACCCCAACCTGATCAGCAAGCGCGTCATCGGCAAGAGCTACGAGGGCCGGGACATCATCGCCGTCAAGATCAGCGACAACGTGGCGACGGACGAGAACGAACCCGAGGTGCTGTTCACGCACCACCAGCACGCCCGCGAGCACCTCACCGTCGAGATGGCGCTCTATCTGATCCGCGAGCTCGGTGACACCTACGGCACCGACTCACGCGTCACCAACGCCGTGAACAACCGGGAGATCTGGATCGTCCCGGACGTCAATCCGGACGGCGGCGAGTACGACATCGCCACCGGTTCCTACCGGAGCTGGCGCCTGAACCGTCAGCCCAACTCCGGTTCCTCGGCCATCGGTACGGACCTGAACCGCAACTGGGCCTTCCAGTGGGGCTGCTGTGGCGGCTCCTCCGGCACCCCCGGCTCCGAGACGTACCGCGGCGCGCGCGCCGAGTCCGCCCCGGAGGTCGAGGTGGTCGCGGACTTCGCGCGCAGCCGGGTCGTCGGCGGCAAGCAGCAGCTCAAGGCGGCGATCGACTTCCACACGTACAGCGAGCTGGTGCTGTGGCCGTACGGCTACACGCGGGCCGACACCGCTCCCGGCATGACGATCGACGACCGGAACGCCTTCGCCGCCGTCGGCGGGAAGATGGCCGCGAGCAACGGCTACACCGCGGAGCAGGCGAGC
Proteins encoded in this window:
- a CDS encoding phosphatase PAP2 family protein, which produces MQSPAVPPAPRPASPAPSTPPGPVTTARVGAVLGVASLILLALVAPEWGPLLTLDRTVAVDLHRWAVAEPGLTHANRILTGWVWDPWTMRLLTAVAFFVLWFRRERLLACWVALTSLVGALVSQGLKAAVGRERPSWPDPVDSAHFAAFPSGHAMTAAVTVGTLLWLLRRHGVSGPLWRVALVVGVVSVLGVGFTRVWLGVHWSSDVVAGWLFGACLVALSVATYEGRALSRWW
- a CDS encoding HAD-IA family hydrolase — translated: MKIKGVLFDFSGTLFRIESAGSWLRSALDELSVAVPPAEVRRYAVQLAVAGALPGGPSPQEVPSELAGLWATRDESAELHRAAYTGLARQVALPDPRLYDALYERHRTPDAWRPYADTAEVLGTLKREGIGVGVISNIGWDLRPVFRAHAMDDLVDAYVLSYEHGIQKPDVRLFGAACEAIGQDPRDVLMVGDDREADGGAAELGCAVHFVDHLPVEERPAGLRPVLALTR
- a CDS encoding M14 family metallopeptidase produces the protein MRLRVREARWKAATLAAMLALAVAVPFTAEAAPPDPKAVPESPVAAEERVRQYEIPGVADVMGRTALASSGVSVDEAGERSTVVSATDTQARQLRAEGYRLDVLPGPPARTNGRAAEPLDFPSADSRYHNYAEMNAEINQRIAAHPNLISKRVIGKSYEGRDIIAVKISDNVATDENEPEVLFTHHQHAREHLTVEMALYLIRELGDTYGTDSRVTNAVNNREIWIVPDVNPDGGEYDIATGSYRSWRLNRQPNSGSSAIGTDLNRNWAFQWGCCGGSSGTPGSETYRGARAESAPEVEVVADFARSRVVGGKQQLKAAIDFHTYSELVLWPYGYTRADTAPGMTIDDRNAFAAVGGKMAASNGYTAEQASDLYITDGSIDDWLWGNQKIFAYTFEMYPGSAGGGGFYPPDEVIERETSRNRDAVLQLLENADCMYRSIGKESQYCTA